In Gadus morhua chromosome 2, gadMor3.0, whole genome shotgun sequence, the DNA window atcacacaaaatagtaacaaaacttaagttcatagatagaccaaaaatgtaacaacatgtagattttccatcacacagGTTATGATATGTTTAAGCTTAAACCAGAACTCTGACTCGGATTGTCAGGATTTTCATTTTCAGAACAGCTGAATTCAAATTTGTGGAACGAAAATAGAACTTACGGTAAGTTATTATAGTATATTCTTCCATTACATTTTTAAGAAAGATGAAGCTCTAGTTTACTATACAGCTTTTTTTAGTGAAATCCTGTGAACATTCATAAATTCGAAGTACAAAACAATGTTATTAAAgtgtattcatattttttacaaaacaaatccacacacaacCTGTAATTTAAACATACAGACATGTTCCCTTCTaacggggcctgcccgtaattccgacgcctcattgttccgacgtctcaatgttccgaaatatttcccattagatcgacatgccactattccgacggttcaatgttccgaaaacgaaacccattggtccgaaggtccgttagtccgacttttcaaaaaggaggcgcattaggccgacggttcaatatgccgaataggaaaaagagttttatacctcgctcgctccctctctcgctctcgctctcactgtgtgtgtgtgtgtgtgtgtgtgtgtgtgtgtgtgtgtgtgtgtgtgtgtgtgtgtgtgtgtgtgtgtgtgtgtgtgtgtgtgtgtgtgtgtgtgtgtgtgttcatgcccatgttgagaattagacctccgctctctgtccatggtgctgcaacaccgtgtcgaaatgaagtgaagcgttgtctttttgccctccaaaattcatcgtgaacgtgatatgtaggcctaggttgtattttggagacagagagagagtgagagtgagattgagagagagagggagagggagcgagcgaggtataaaactatttttcctattcggcatattgaaccgtcggcctaatgcgcctccttttcgaaaagtcggactaacggaccttcggaccaatgggtttcattttcggaacattgaaccgtcggaatagtgacatgtcgatcttattggaaatatttcggaacattgagacgtcggaacaatgaggcgtcggaattacggcatggcacccttCTAACATGTAGTGTTCATCATTGGCTCTGAGGGATCTTGTTGAGGGTCTTTTTCCTCCAACCTCCGCTTCTTGTCTTCGTTGGAAGACCCCAAACTTGGTAGCTTTCTGGGCAGCTTAAGGAAATTGAGCACATCCCATGCCTCAGGGATTATGCCTTGGTCAAAAAGTAGAGCTGTCAGGTTGGAGAAAGTCAGGATGCAGGCCAAGGAGCACAGCATGCACAGAGTATTAACCGGGAAGCTCTGGACGTGAACCCCATCCTTGAAGGAGCCACCTGGGAGATGGAGAACCGCCGGGATCCCCAAGCTGGGCCATCCACACAACAATCTCAAGACCAAACTCACCACAAAGCCTGTGAGAGACCCGTAACCATTTGCCTTGTCCAAGAAAAGCACACAGATCAGTTGAGGTAACAGGAAGCAGTAGGTCATTGATGCTCCGATGTACCAGATCACAAGCGTCCCCTTTTTGGTAAGGGTGAGTGAAGTTCCTGCAACGCCCATAACTAGCACAACAGCACGGATCACCCACTGCATCTCTCTTTGTGATGCCTAGAAAGAGAGGGGAACATTAGCCACCATTAGCTCAAAGTTCCCGTTCTGGCACCGTCAAACATGCCACTTTCTCCGGTGAAACCCGAGTCCATGGGGAAACCAAGATAAAGACAATTGCAACCACATTGGATGAAATATTCAAGTTATTTTCTGCACACCTCTTTCCCTTCGTTTTTTCTGAATATCTTAAAATAATTCTAGGTTGGGAAAAACGAAACTGACACGCATTTATTACTAgtttcaaacaaaccaaaccctTAGCCTAAAAAGTCTACAAAGATGAAGATGGGCCTCACCTGGGGCCTCAGGATGTTCTTGTAGATGTtgttggagaaggtggaggcagcagagagcaaGGCCGAGTCAGTTGATGACATCACAGCGGCCGCCACTGCACTGATGCCGATGATGCTGATGTAGGGTGGCGTGAGATGATTCAGAGCGATGGGGAAGATAAATGCTCCATCACCACGCTCAAACGGAGAAGGAGACCCATAGGATGTCTTGTTCCAgtctgaggaacacacacaggaagtcagCCCACAGTGCTCCCCATTGGAAGGGTGTGGACACTCCAAGGGtaatgggtttgattcccactggcggcagttatttttttatgcctacttgatgcttttatccaaatatCAGATACAAGTACAGTGCAGTcaatacagtacaatacagTCATTCAGAAGCTTAGTCCTCCTGCTCATGATGCCTACAGGAAGGCTACAGATATTAGGGTTCAAACCCGGGACCTCTCAGCTGGGGGACTAAAACCCTAGTAGCTGGAACACTATCCTTCCCCGTATATATTGACCCAAATGCATATTTACTTTTGTTAAGGAGGGTACATCGAACAGAACTAGTCTTATAGTctacatgtgcatgcatgttccTACCATGTGTTCCTAccatcttctcttctcgctctccCACAAATCCCCAAGGTCTGGCACAGGCCacagtcagagcacaggttgagaagaagcgagactgcAGCCTCCCcaacacatctactctgccactatctgacacacagatagcagacagaccacagaccttgaagagagacaacagcctgcccGTCACCATGGACAATGTGCCTTCCTCCATCCTCTGCactcccccatcgacgatgacctccagcctcatctctcccatagccacaacaacaactccagctccactgtctcctcccattgcgattttccagctgaatttaagaaactggaatatgttggcatcaaacttgcatctgtgtcaatgatagcatcgtcACGTCATGGCCAgaggctgataacacccaagCGGAGagagccccagcccccccccccctgtactgatagtagtcctgagtattactgagataAAAAAgagttcagccgtagacacagtataaaggaagcttcgcataatctgctgaacccaaggttgcctatgtcaaaacatggcaacttttgcattcctgctgtaaccactaagagagtaaacaaagggaaacttagacacactgctaacctcacaaatctcataccaatgcctccaaaccaaaaacaaccttaaagcctatcaacaacaccatcaggatgggtctacttaatgttaaTGTCGGCTCCTCCCAACTATTACTTTTTTGATGcctgtagatctggaaaaagaggtggaggggttgctgctatatttaaaaatgttgttcaggggaaacagatgttatttggtgattttccatcattcgaatacctttgtgccGTATTGAAATGcacccccagagttctcctattaattatttacaggccaaccacatactctgcaaattaTTTCGAtgactttgactgtctagttataactggtgacttcaattgtcatactgatgatttgatcgacaagtgtgcaaaaaagctttttacaattttggacacatttgaactgtctcaacatgtgaaagaggctactcattgtcaggggcacactctagacctggttatcaaaaagggcctcaatgtttctgatctctctgtgactgatccttccttgtctgaccactttgtgttttctttaatatatattgtattcccgacatacagacaaaatcaaatactgtcaaaaaacggtatatcaatgaagaatcaaatgtactttttaaaaaggccatctccttgctaccacctctcaacccatgttctgctgatgatcttgtagaaaactttaatcagaatattttgaaagtcatagatgtcattgcaccttataaggttaaaacgatttctggaaggcaaaaggcaccctggagaaaagctacTTCTGTAACAGGACAGAAAAAATAACAAGCAGGAAGGTTGAAcccatctggcgtaaaacaaaacttcatattcaccatgatatctataaagagagcctccgtgcctacaatttagacttaaaaagtgcgagagaaacatttttctccaatgtCATTAAAACCAAAActtataatgcaaaaaccctatttgcaactgttgacagactgaccaaacccccaacacaaattTCACCTGAAATCCATTCCACACAGAAATGCAaggagtttgcagctttttatactgataaaattgaaggcatcggACGCActatcaatatctccacttcaaacaaaaatgttggactaccaacCTGTTGGTGCAAAAGTAAcatggcagggatggcatgctttaatgttagactctaaaactcttgttgaaactgtgacacaactaaagccattcacctgttgccttgatactttacctaccaacctctttaagaatgtttttgactgcctagcaatagacatattgcagatagttaacaactctctccagtcaggcaaattcccaaaagccttgaaaactgcagttattaaacccctttaaAAAAAGCGgcgcctagatacctctattattaacaactacagaccaatatcaaatctacccttcataagtaaaatcattgagaatgttgtcctccagcaacttaatcacttcctggcatcaactggttgccatga includes these proteins:
- the LOC115530731 gene encoding high affinity choline transporter 1-like, with the translated sequence MSVILDISYTVSIWISAAVAITYTLLGGLYSVAYTDVIQLILMFFSAWLCVPFVLMSPAASSVSNTTLNLKSTGYPPWLGTWEEDSLLMKGDTFLFLAFGFLASQPIHQRILSASSSLTAKLSCYAAAVAMVVFAIPPAIIGGVAVIADWNKTSYGSPSPFERGDGAFIFPIALNHLTPPYISIIGISAVAAAVMSSTDSALLSAASTFSNNIYKNILRPQASQREMQWVIRAVVLVMGVAGTSLTLTKKGTLVIWYIGASMTYCFLLPQLICVLFLDKANGYGSLTGFVVSLVLRLLCGWPSLGIPAVLHLPGGSFKDGVHVQSFPVNTLCMLCSLACILTFSNLTALLFDQGIIPEAWDVLNFLKLPRKLPSLGSSNEDKKRRLEEKDPQQDPSEPMMNTTC